Within Amycolatopsis sp. cg5, the genomic segment CGACCGAATATATAGTCACATGCGCATATGTGCAATGCAGGTGAGCCTAACTACTCCGGAAAGGTAACGCGGAACACGCAGAGCCCGTTATCCCCCAACCGAGCTTTCTCAAACTGCGGAAGGTGATCAGCGGGCAGCCCACTCCTCGCGGGTGATCGCGTACTCGACTTCACCGTGTTCCGTGCCCGGAATCGGGTCAGGCCAGTCAAGATGAAATGTTTTCACAAATCGCAGCCCACACTTCTCCATCACGCGCCGCGAGCCGATGTTGACCGCCATCGTCTGCGCGTAGACGCGGCGCACACCGAACTCGGTGAATCCCTTGTCGATCAGGGCGCGCGACCCCTCGCTGCCGTACCCCTTGCCCCAGGCGGACTTGCGCAGCCGATAGCCGAGTTCGACGTCATCCGGCGCGTCGGAGGCCTGCGGGCAGAAGTGGAACCAGCCGAGGAACTCCCCGGTCGCCTTCTCGATCACGGCCCAGAATCCATAGCCGTCGAAACGGTCGTAATAGCTCAGAAAAGCAGGCAGAAAGTCATCTCGGATGTCTTCGAACGACGTCGGCTTGCCACCGGTGAGGTAACGCATGACGTCCGGGTCGCCGTCGAGCCCGACCAGGTTGTCGACGTCGCCGGCGGTGAACCGGCGCAGCGTGAGCCGCTCCGTCTCCAGGAAGATGTGCATCCGGGCCCCCTAATCGATCATGCGCTCCAGCAGGTCGCGCAGCTTCACGCGATCGTCGGGCGTCAGCGCGGCCAACGGCTCCGCGGCGAAACTCAGCGACCGCCTGAAGTTCCCGGCGAGCTCACGGCCCGTCTCGGTGGCGACGATGTTCTTGATGCGGCGGTCCCGCGTGTCCGCGTGCCGCTCGACGAGACCGCGCGCTTCCAACCGGTCGATGATGCCTGTCACGTTCGACCGTTCGGAACCGAGTTTTTCGGCGATGCGATGCATGGGCATCGGCTCGACGAGCGCGGCGAGCACCTTCGCCTGCACGGTCGTGAGGTCCTGCGCACCGGCGGCGGACTCGTAGTCCTTGGTGAACCGCTCCACGATGCGCCCCAGCAGCGCGATCACCTCGCCGGTGACCTTGTCCTCCGTCATACCGAAGAGTGTAGGTCATTAGTTGACTCCATGAACCATCCATGGTTATAGTCTTTTTGTTCACTCCATGAACCATCATCGACATGAAGGACTTCTCATGACCCGCGTCGCACTGATCACCGGCACCTCCTCGGGCATCGGCCTCGCCACGGCCGTCCAGGCCGCGAAGGCCGGCTACCGCACGGTCGCCACCCTCCGCGACCTCTCCCGCGCCGGGAAACTCCGCGCCGCGGCGGCCGAAGCGGGCGTCGAACTCGACATCCGCGCGCTCGACGTCACCGAAGACCCGTCCGCCGTCATCGCCTCGATCCTCGCCGACCACGGCCGCATCGACGTGCTCGTCAACAACGCGGGCGCGGGCCACGTCGGCACGGTCGAGCAGGACAGCATCGAGAACTTCCGCAAGACGATGGAGGTCAACTTCTTCGGCGTCGTCCAGCTGACCAAGCTCGTCATGCCCGCGCTGCGCGCCACCGGCGGCCGCGTGCTCACGGTCACCAGCGTCGGCGGCATCGTCGGCCAGCCCTTCAACGAGGCCTACTGCGCCGCGAAGTTCGCCGTCGAAGGCATGATGGAGAGCCTCGCCCCGCTCGCCGCCGGCCAGGGCGTCACGGTCAGCGTGATCGAGCCGGGCGCGGTCGCCACGGAGTTCGTGAACAACGTCGGCCTCGACATCGACACCGCCGTCGAGGCCGCCGGTCCGTACGGCGACCAGTTCCGCAACTACGTCTCGCGGACCATGGCGTCCTTCTCGGCGGCCCAGACTCCCGACGAGGTCGCCGAGGTGATCCTCAAGGCGATGACCGACGAGTCGCCCGCGTTCCGTATCCAGACCTCGCAGTGGGCCAAGGACTTCACCGGCCTCAAGTTGACCGATCTGGATGGTTCCGCCGTCCAGAAGCTCACCGGCGCTTGGGTCGCCTGACCCTTTCGGCC encodes:
- a CDS encoding MarR family winged helix-turn-helix transcriptional regulator, whose protein sequence is MTEDKVTGEVIALLGRIVERFTKDYESAAGAQDLTTVQAKVLAALVEPMPMHRIAEKLGSERSNVTGIIDRLEARGLVERHADTRDRRIKNIVATETGRELAGNFRRSLSFAAEPLAALTPDDRVKLRDLLERMID
- a CDS encoding GNAT family N-acetyltransferase; translated protein: MHIFLETERLTLRRFTAGDVDNLVGLDGDPDVMRYLTGGKPTSFEDIRDDFLPAFLSYYDRFDGYGFWAVIEKATGEFLGWFHFCPQASDAPDDVELGYRLRKSAWGKGYGSEGSRALIDKGFTEFGVRRVYAQTMAVNIGSRRVMEKCGLRFVKTFHLDWPDPIPGTEHGEVEYAITREEWAAR
- a CDS encoding SDR family oxidoreductase, with translation MTRVALITGTSSGIGLATAVQAAKAGYRTVATLRDLSRAGKLRAAAAEAGVELDIRALDVTEDPSAVIASILADHGRIDVLVNNAGAGHVGTVEQDSIENFRKTMEVNFFGVVQLTKLVMPALRATGGRVLTVTSVGGIVGQPFNEAYCAAKFAVEGMMESLAPLAAGQGVTVSVIEPGAVATEFVNNVGLDIDTAVEAAGPYGDQFRNYVSRTMASFSAAQTPDEVAEVILKAMTDESPAFRIQTSQWAKDFTGLKLTDLDGSAVQKLTGAWVA